The Raphanus sativus cultivar WK10039 chromosome 2, ASM80110v3, whole genome shotgun sequence DNA segment ATCTGCTTCATATGATGGGACGTGACGACATTCCAGTAGGTCTAGGGGACATGCTCGCACTGAACCAGTCTGACCCGGAATCTCCATCCGTTGGAGATTGCTTGTACGCCAAGGCGATTCCACAAGGCTGTGGAGGTTTTCTTGATTCCGACACCCTCTATGGCCTTGCTCGTGACCTCCCAAGAAGCGTTCGTAGGTACTTAAATATCCATTGTAATAACGCTATAGGCAGTTAATAAATAGAGTAGTCTAACATCGTTTCTCAGATACATTGCACATGGAGCTCCGAGGAACACTGATAGTCATGAACTTAGACAACCTCTGGCACTTGAAGTTTGGCAACATCTAACCAAATCTGTTAATGAAGAGTCTAAGATCACTGTACTAACCAATGGACCGTTGACTAGCTTAGCCAAGATCATCTCATCAGATCAAAACTCAACCTCACTTATCAAGGTGGAGAACCTTTCTGTTAATCTCTGATATGTAAGTAAGATCTTTTAGTTAAGGGAGCTTTTTATGTAAAAAACTGCAGGAAGTTTACATTGTGGGAGGACATATAAACACTAACAAAACAGATAAAGGGAACACATTCACGGTTCCTTCGAATGCATACGCAGAGTTCAATATGTTTCTTGATCCTTTAGCAGCTAAGACTGTTCTCGAATCCGGTCTAAACATCACACTCATCCCTCTAGCCACCCAACGCAACTTGACTTCTTTCCAGATGATGCTCAACAGTCTCAACTCTACGGTTCAAACACCTGAATCTCAGTTTGTGCACCGGTTGCTCGCTAGACTACACGCTCTTCATCAGGATCACAGGAGCTACAAGCATGTGGTAGAAACCCATCTCTAGTCTCATGCGTCTTAACAAAGATGATCCTGTCTGGTTTTTAAACAAACACTTAACTGTTGTTCCAGGGAATGTTCTTAGGAGAGATTATTGGAGCATTGTTCTTGGGAGGAGACCATGCTGCGTTGAAGCCAAAACTACGAGATGAGCAAGTTAAAGTGATTGCAGAAGGGTCTGAATCGAAAGACGGTCAAATGTTGATCGATAAACTGCATGGAAGACGAGTACAGATTCTGGAAAGCATCGATTCAAGAGGCTGCTACGAGAGTTTCGCTTCAAAGCTCAATGACAAGGTACAATCTGCAGTCATAGGAAGCTTTGAAGAACAAAGGAACAAATGGATCACACCACCTAACAGAACACTGAGACGGAAGAAATGGGTCACACCACCAAGCAGAACGCTTAGAAGAAAGAAATGGATCACACAACCTATAAAGGAAACGACCAAGGCTCTGAATAGATAGGTCCTGTTCGTTTGCTGGTCGCTAGCGTCAGCGATCAGAGTCAGCGACCATCGACTGCGATTTTGATCTCACCATTAGAATTTTTAGCGTCCAAAATTTTTAATCGCTGGTCACTAGTGTTTGGTCGCTGCGATCGGTCGCTGAACCCGTGACCAGTAAACGAACAACATTTAGTCGCTGAAATTAGTCGCTGACGCTAGCGACCAGCAAACGAACATGGCCATATTCGTAGAGATTTGCACTTTCTTGTATTACTATTCGATATATAAGTctatatatgtgtttatataATATTCTCTCCAGAGAACTTTTGTAGTTTTACATATTCAAGTTAGAAAAAGATTAACCAACGATAACAACTCTACAAAGAGACATCAAACATAAAGTTTTAGAAGAGGGTAGACTAGAGTATAGTCTAGCAAGCCTTACAGCTACGCCTGCAATAGCCAGGAAGCTCAGCAGAACCAACCATATACTCTGGATTCTTTGTGCATTCCCCAAGCACTGCCCATCTCTCACAGCTCTCGTTCATATCAGTGCAGTTTCCACCAGGCGTCAAAATCTTATCGAATGAGTCCACGTGGATCCACTTGGTCGCTGACCATTTCTCTCCTTCGATCACAGGACATCCACCGTGAAGGCTCAATGGGTCAGGGATTGCGTCAGGGTGGAGGTTGAAGAACAACAAAGCATCCCCTTTCCTTGGTTtcactgattaaaaaaaaacattaaaccaataaacatacacacacacaaaccAAAAGTCTAGTTTTGTTTCCTACCGGCGATTCCTTTCTTGGCACAATCAGAAAGGTCTTCTTGTTTCTCAGATAGTACTCGGCGAGAAGGTatctataaaaacaaaaacagatgtttatgagagagagagaacaaatgAATCAATACGAAGAACTTCATCTGACCTCTGCATGGGGGAAGACGGTTTCTCCACCTCTTGTGACATTAGATAGATACATGAGAACTGTTGCTATGCGGTGTCCACCACGT contains these protein-coding regions:
- the LOC108820987 gene encoding probable prolyl 4-hydroxylase 4 — translated: MSMSHNVSFLFLAILFFSVLLQSSTSAIVNPSKVKQVSSKPRAFVYEGFLTELECDHMVSLAKASLKRSAVADNDSGESKLSEVRTSSGTFIPKAKDPIVAGIEDKISTWTFLPKENGEDIQVLRYEYGQKYDAHFDYFHDKVNIVRGGHRIATVLMYLSNVTRGGETVFPHAEIPSRRVLSEKQEDLSDCAKKGIAVKPRKGDALLFFNLHPDAIPDPLSLHGGCPVIEGEKWSATKWIHVDSFDKILTPGGNCTDMNESCERWAVLGECTKNPEYMVGSAELPGYCRRSCKAC